The Flavobacteriales bacterium genome includes the window TTATGATGTTGAGTTTGGCAAACTTTAATAAAAGTTGTTTTTTGCCAGAGTTGTTAAAATTAATGGTGGCTTTGCCATTTTCAATAAGCTCAATTTCACCAATCCCAAATTTTTCGTGTTCAACTTTCATTCCTGTTGATAAATTCAATGAATCAGCACTTTGAGAGACTGCTGTAGAATTTAAATCAACTTTTTTCAAATTTTTAGGTGGCGAAAAAGTTGGTTGTTGTATGGTTGTTGCTGGTTTTTGATAGTTAGTGTTTGTTTGCCTTTTTTCATAAAAAGCGTTGTGATGGTTTTCTTTTTGAGGCTGTAACGATTGGGATTTGTTGCTATACATTAACTCTAAATGCGATTCGTCAATTTCTTCAATAAAACGACTAGGCTCACAAAAAATTAAGTTCCCCCACTTGTACCTACTAGCTGCAAACGATAAAACTACTTCTTTTTCTGCTCTAGTAATTGCTACATAAAACAATCGGCGTTCTTCTTCCAAGTCAACTCTGCTGGTAAGCGACATTTGTGAAGGAAACAAATTCTCTTCTAAACCAACTATGTAAACATAAGGAAATTCCAATCCTTTAGCAGAGTGGATGGTCATTAGGGTAACTTTGTCCCTGTCTTCGTCTTTTTCGTTGTCGGATGTTGTTAGCAAAGCTACATCTTGTAAAAACTCAGGTAACCCACGAGGAGTAACATCTTCTTCAAGTTCGTTGTCGGTTTCAGTAAATTCTTTTAAGCCATTCAATAATTCTTGAATGTTTTCGTAGCGGCTAATTCCTTCTGGGGTTCTGTCAGAATACAAGTCTTTTAATAAACCAGAGGTTGCAGCAATTTCATTTCCTAAATCAAATGCATTTTTTGAGTTTAACTGTGCTGCGAAGCTATTTATCATAGCAACAAACTCGCTAATTTTGTTTTGAGCACCATTATTTAAGCCGGTATTGAATTGATTTAGGTTGTTAATCACATTCCAAATGTCAGTATTGCTGTTGTTGGCTGTAATGGTTAATTTGTCAATGGTTGTGTTTCCTATGCCTCGAGCAGGGTAATTAATAATTCGTTTCAGTGCTTCTTCATCTTTAGGATTAATAACCATTCTAAAGTAAGACAACAAATCTTTAATTTCTTTACGTTGGTAGAAAGAAAGGCCTCCATAAATTTTGTAAGGAATGTTTTTTCTTCTTAGTGCTTCTTCCATAGCTCTCGATTGAGCATTGGTTCTGTATAAGATAGCAAAATCGGAGTTTTTGGCTTGTTTAGAAAGTTGGGTGTCGTAAATTAAATTAGCGATAGATTTTCCTTCTTCATTGTCTGATCCAGCTTTGTAAACTTTTATTTTCTCACCAACTTCGTTGTCGGTATAAACATTTTTTTTTATCTGTTCTTTATTGTTTTCAATAATGCTGTTTGCAGCATTTACAATGTTCTTGGTTGAGCGATAATTTTGTTCCAATTTGTAGGTTCTAACCTCTGGATAATCGTTTTTAAAGTTTAAAATATTTTGAATATTGGCTCCTCTAAATGCGTAAATACTCTGGGCGTCATCACCAACAACACAAACATTTTGAAAAACTGCACCAAGTTTTTTTACAATTAAATATTGCGAGAAGTTGGTGTCTTGGTACTCGTCAACCAAAATATACTTAAAACGGTGTTGGTATTTGTACAATACATCAGGAAAATCGCGAAGTAGGACATTCGTTTTGTAAAGCAAATCATCAAAATCCATTGCTCCAGATTTAAAACAACGGTCGCTATATATTTGATAAACTAATCCAATTTTTGGTTTTGCCGATTGAATATCTTCCGATTGAATAGTCGTATTTGCAGCGTAAGCTTGTGGTGAAATTAAATTATTTTTAGCTGCAGAAATTCTATTCAACACCAAGCTTGGTTTATATACTTTTTCGTCTAATCCTTGTTCTTTTAATATGGTTTTTATTAGATTTTTAGCATCTTGAGTATCATAGATGGTAAAGTTAGATGGGTAGCCAATTTTTTCTGATTCTGTTCGTAAAATTCTAGCAAAAACAGAGTGAAAAGTTCCCATCCAGATGTTTCTAGCTTCCGAGCCGCCTACAATTTTTCCAATTCTATCTTTCATTTCTTGGGCAGCCTTGTTGGTAAAAGTAAGGGCCAAAATATTAAAAGGGTCAACACCTTTGTTGATTAAATGAGTTATTCGATATGTTAGAACACGTGTTTTTCCTGATCCCGCACCTGCAATTACCATCACAGGGCCTTCAGTATTCTCCACAGCATCTCGTTGTGATTGGTTGAGTTGATTTAAATAATCCATAGAATTCAAAATTACAATAAACATTAATTTTTTATTCAAAAAACAATGAGTTTATATGCAACCAATTTTTTATTATGGTAGTCTTTATTTAAATTTGTAACAGTTTAATTAATTTAAGTTAAAAAGCATGGTAAGAGGATTGTTTATTATTATTTCGATTTTTGCTTTCAGTTTTTCTGCAAAAGCTCAAACCTTTAGTAGTGTTGTAAAAGTCGAAGATAATAGGTTTAAAGTTGAAGTTATTTTTGAAGAAATAGTAGATGTTAATGTTGCCAATAGCATAATAAAAGAACTTAAAACATTGCCTAATGTTTTGGATGTTGAGTTGTTTTATCCATCTACAAACAATGGATTTGTTTTTGTTGACAAATCTATTAATGCTGAATTAATTGTTGCTAAATTGCAAGAGATTGGAGTTCAGCTAAATAGTAAGTCGTTTAAAAATTAAATTATTGATGAAAAAGATGAAATACAAACTAATAATTTTAAACACTTTTTTTATTATCTTTTCGGTAGGGCTTTTTGCTCAAGGAGGAGCAAACTGTTCATTAGCTTCGGCAAGCCCAGTAAACCTTCCTTTTTCTGCTTCAAATCAAACAACTTGTGGGAATGGTAATGTTTATAATTCTGGAAACTCAACAGTTTGTGGAAATGGAGTTTATTTAGATGGAGAAGATTATTTGTATGTTTTTACTCCTAATACCTCAGGATTGATAAATATCAATATTACATCGACTTCATCATGGGTAGGTTTGTTTTTATACCAAGGTTGTCCATCAACTGGTTTATGTGTGTCTAGTTCAACATCATCATCAGGTAACCAATCACTTTCAAATATAAGTGTTACAGCGGGAGTTACGTATTACATCGTTATAGATAATTGGTCAGTCCCAACATGTATTGCAAGTTTTGGAATCAATATCTCTGCACCTACGGTTGCACCAACTCCTACTGTTCAAGATTGTCTAGGAGCAATTGCTGTTTGTCAAAATGTATATTCAGAGGCAAATGCTTATTCAGGAACAGGTAATATTCCTAATGAAATAAATTCAGGTCCTTCTTGTTTAGGATCAGGCGAAAAAAATGATGTATGGTATACTTTTACAACCCAAACCGCTGGAAATGTATGTTTTACAATTGACCCGAATGTTAATTCAGATGATTATGATTGGGCAGTATATAATTTAACGAGTAATTCTTGCTCTGATATTTACAATAACGCTGCTTTAGAAGTTAGTTGTAATTACTCTGGCACATCCGGCAATACAGGTCCAAATGGAAATTCAGGAAGTCAAAATGAACCTTGTATACCAGTTCAGGTGGGTCAAACTTATGTAGTTAATGTAAGTCAATTTTCTACATCAACAAATGGTTATACAATTGATTTTGGCGCTTCAACAGCATCTATTTTTGATAATGTACCTCCTAGTTTACAGGCAATAAGTTCCACAATTAAATGTGGGATGACTTCCTTGTCATTTAATTTTTCTGAGAATGTGTCTTGTAGTGGCATTTTAGAGTCTGATTTTGAGTTAAATGGTCCTGGCGGACCATATACTATTTCTTCAATAATTGGGTCGAGTTGTAATAGTGGAGCAAGTCAAGATAGATATTTTACTGTATCGGTTACTCCTGCGATTACAGATCCAGGTACCTATTCTTTTTGTGTAGCAAATACATCATCATCAATCTCTGACTTATGTGGAAATTTGGCTTTACCAGGATGTATTAATTTTGATATCGTTTATCCAACAGCAGAAGCTGGTGTTCCAGATACGTTAACATGTACAAATCCCCAAGTTGTGTTGAATGGTGCAGGGTCTTCTTCTGGAAATTATAATTGGGGAACCATTGGAGGGAATGTTCTTTCTGGTCAGAATACTCTTACACCAACTGTAAATCAAACCGGAACATATATTATTGAAGTAAATTCAAACGATTGTATTAGTAGAGATACTGTTCAAATTTATCAAGATACTACTTTGCCAGTTGTTGTTGCTGGTATGGATACTTCCTTAACGTGTGTTAATGATACTATTCAACTATCAGGTTTTGTAAGTGGAAATAATATTGTTTACTATTGGACGGGAGCATCGATCGCTTCTGGAGATTCAACACTAAATCCATTTGTTGTTGGACCAGGAGTTTATACCTTAACAGCTGTGGATACATTAAATAATTGTCAATTATCAAGCTCATTAGAAGTATTTGAAAATAGAGACTTGCCTTATACTTATGCAGGTCCAGATTTGTCGATAAATTGTAATGTAGATACTGTGATTTTAAATGGCTCATCATCGATTGCTGGTTCTGAGTATACTTATCAATGGACTGATTTATCAGGAAATGTTGTTTCAGACTCCATTTATGGATCAACATTTATTCCAGGCACATTTGTATTAACCGTTTCAAATACAATTAATAGTTGTCAATCTCAAGATACGATGGTTGTAGTTATTGATACAATTCCACCGATTGCAAACGCTGGAGCAGATACTTCATTAAATTGTGCCACTTTAAGTACTGGTGTACCCGTTAATGGAGTTGGATCACAATCTGGAGTAGGAATTTCTTATTTGTGGTCAACATCAAATGGAAATATTGTTATAGGAGGGACAAGTAATTATGCTCTTGTAAATCAGCCAGGAACTTATACTATTACAGTAACTAATAACAATAGTGGCTGTCAAAATTCTGATGATGTTGTTGTTGTGATAGATACTGTTAGACCAGTAGCAAATGCTGGGCCAGATGTTTTTATTAATTGTAATAACACTAGTGCTAATTTAGATGGGACGGCTTCTTCAATAGGAGGAAATATTCTTTACCAATGGTCGGGTCCTTTTTTATCGAGTGGAGCTACTACTAATTCAGCAATTGCAAATGGAGCAGGAACTTATACATTAACTGTAACAAACAGTTCAAATCAATGTGTAAAAACAGATATAGTAGTCGTTACTTCAGATTTAGTTCCTCCAGGTGCTAATGCGGGGACAAATACCTCTTTTTGCTCTAACCAAGTATTGAATTTAAATGGTTCTTCTACTAATGGTGATGAATATTTGTGGACAACAAATGATGGTAATATCCTATCAGGAAGCACAACATTAGCTCCAATTATTAATCAAGGAGGTACTTACACTTTAACAGTAACAGATACATCCAATGGTTGTCAATCCGTTTCAAATGTGATGATTGGTGAAATTTTTGTTTCAGCAATAATTGGGGCAAATCCAATCACGGGTCAAATGCCTTTAGATGTTGATTTTATAAATCTTGGTGTAGCTGATAGCTCTTATTGGAACTTTGGGAATGGTCAAACATTAGGAGATTCTAACAATATTAGTTCTTCGTCGATTACTTATTCAGAACAAGGAGATTATGTAGTTACCTTGATATCTTTCAATGGTCAATGTTCGGATACAAATAGAATCTTAATTGAAGTAATAGGAACATCAATGTTAGTAGTCCCAAATGTTTTTACACCTAATGGAGATGGCAAGAATGATGTTTTTGAGTTTATGTATAGAAATATAACTGATTTTGATTGTGTTATATTTAATAGATGGGGTAAACAAGTAGTTGAAATTACTTCCCCAGATAAATCATGGAATGGTAAAGTTGATGGTGCTGAAGCATCAGATGGAACCTATTTCTATATCATTAAGGCAAAAGGAATGGATGATGTTGATTATAATCTGAAGGGAACAGTATCATTAATTAGGTAAGAATGTTAAATTTGAACAGAAAAAGGGCAATTTTGTCCTTTTTCTGTTCAAATTTAAATTGACTGTTTTTTTTAAGAAAAAAACACCTACTTTTAGGAGAATCAAATAGTAAAGAATTCTTTAATGGGTTGCGAAATAAAAGCCATAACTTGTAAATTATCGACAAACAAAGTTACTAATGAAATATTAGCTGGAAAATATGATATTCAGCCTTCTATAATTTACAAAAAAACTGGAATTCTTTTTCGATATAATACAACAGAAGATGTTATTGGTTCTGATTTAGCATGTCGTGCTGCTGAAGACCTTTTTACTACTTATAACCTAGATAGAAATAAGATTGGTTTTTTACTTTTTTGTACTGAGGGTCTTGATTATATAGCGCCTATGACTGCATGTTTAATTCAGGATCGGCTTGGATTGAAAAATAACATTGGGGCATTGGATTTGCCATCTGGTTGTGCTGGGTTTACTAATTCTTTAGGAATGGCTAAAGCTATAATAGAAAGTGGACAATCAGATAATGTACTATTACTTTTTGGAGATACTCCTGGGCTTGTAACGAATCCAAATGACTTTAATTTAAGAGCATTATTTAGTGATGCAGGAGCTGCTGTTTTGATTGAGAAGTCAAACAAAAATCAGATCGGTAATGTGGTTTATGGTGTAGACGGTAGAGGGTCAAAGCATTTGTTTATTGATCAAAGTTGTTTAAGGAATCCTATTAATGAAGAATGGTTGAAAACAAATAGAGATGTAGGAGGGATGCCTAGAGGACAGATGAGGATGAATGGCTTGGAGGTATTCTCATTTTCAATAAGAGAAGTTCCGTTGTTAGTTAAACAGATCCTTGAGAAAAATCAATTAGAGATGGGGGATATTGATTTGTTTGTTTTTCATCAAGCAAGTACTATTATATTAAAATCAATACAGCGTAAATTAAGAATAAGTGATGAAAAAATGGCTTATTATATAGAAGATTTTGGAAATACAGTTTCAGTTTCTATACCTTTGGCATTAAGTGAAGCAGAGAAAGAAAAGAGAATTAGCAGAGGTAGTAAGGTATTAGTTGCAGGTTATGGAATTGGGTTTTCTTGGAGTGGAACAGTGTTATATTATTAAGTTAAAGTTTGTAACTTTAACAATTATCAGAGGGTTAGATTTATTTTTAGTGTTAAAAGAATGTTTTTATGATAGATGTAAATGAATTCACAAGACTTTTAGAAGAAGAATTTGATGATATTGAAATAAAATCTCTTACTCCAAAAACAAGTTATAGGAGTATTCCCAATTTTAGTTCAATGTATGCATTGATTATCATTGCTTTTATTGATAATGAGTTTGATGTTTTATTGACGGGCGAAGATTTAAGAAATGCAGAAACCATAGAAGATCTTTATAAGTTAGTAGCAAGCAAGAAATCAAACTAATGGCTCTTTTTAAAATAGATAACATTAGAATTGAAGGTATTTCTGCATGTGTACCGAAAAATATTATGAAGACTTCTGAATATACTTATATTTCAGAAATTGAGAGAAAAGTATTTGCTGAAGGAACTGGGATATTAGAAAGAAGGGTTGCTTCGAAACAAGTTTGTACTTCTGACATGTGTTTCTCTGCTGCCAAACAACTATTTATTGATACAAATACTACTGAGAGTGAAATTGATGTGTTAGTTTTTGTTTCACAATCGCCTGATTATTTTTTACCAGCCACTTCAATCATAATGCAAGAACGACTTGGTCTGTCTAAGAAAACAATTGCTTTTGATATCAACCTAGGATGTTCAGGATATGTATATGGCTTAGCTGTAATATCAAATTTAATTAGTTTAACAGGATTTAATAAGGGTCTGTTGTTGTGTGGTGATAAATCAACTTTTTCTCCCAATCCAAGAGATAAAAGTACTTTTCCATTATTTGGTGATGCAGCAACTGCAACTATTATCTCAAGAGATTTAACTTCGAAACCAATATTTTTTAATCTACAATCGGATGGAGGGGGCTGGGAATCTATAATTATTAGAGGAGGAGGTACTCGGTTGCCATATAGTGAAGAGACAAGTAAAATTAAAGTTATTGAAAATGGTATAGAGAGGGCTGATTGTAATTTGGAATTAAATGGGATGGAGGTTTTTAACTTCTCACTTAGAGAAGTTAAACCAAATATACTTAGCTTACTTGAATTTGCGCATATAGAAATGGATTGTATTGACTACTTAGTGATGCATCAAGCAAATAAGTTGATGAATGAATCTGTTAGAAAAAAATTAAAGTTTCCTAAAGAGAAAACACCTTATTCTATTCAAAAGTTTGGTAATACAAGTTCAGCATCAATCCCATTAACAATTGTTTCAGAACTTAAAGATGTGTTAATTAAAAATGAGAAAAGAGTACTTTTGTCAGGTTTTGGTGTAGGATATTCTTGGGGTTCAGTCTTAGTAGATTTTAATAATATTATCATTTCAGAATTAGTAGAAATTGAATAAACAAAATGGTAACTCCTTTTCATTTAACAGACAAATTGATATTAGTAACTGGATCAACATCAGGGATTGGCTCTCAGGTTGTGAAAAGTATTATCTTAATGGGAGGTAGAGTTGTTGTTTCTGGAAGAAATCAGGGTAAACTTGATGAGTTACAAGCTGAATATGGAGAGTCTATCTTACAATGTATAAAGTGCGACCTTACTGATGAAAAAGAAATTGAAAATTTGGCATTTAGTATTGAAAATATTGATGGAGTAGTTCATTGTGCTGGAGTCGTAAATCCATATCCAGTTAAATACTTATCGTTTGAAAAAATGGATGAGACCATGAAGTTGAATTTTTATTCTCCTGTTTCATTAATAGCTTTTTTGGACAGAAAGAAAAAGCTAAAAAGAAACGCTTCATTAGTTTTTGTTTCGTCTATCTCTGCTCAATATCCTCATAAAGGTGGAGCTGCATATAGTTCTTCAAAGGCAGCTCTCGAATCTTTTTCAAAGGTGATAGCAATGGAATACAGCCATAAAGGAATTCGTTCTAATGTTGTTGCTCCAGCCATGGT containing:
- a CDS encoding UvrD-helicase domain-containing protein, coding for MDYLNQLNQSQRDAVENTEGPVMVIAGAGSGKTRVLTYRITHLINKGVDPFNILALTFTNKAAQEMKDRIGKIVGGSEARNIWMGTFHSVFARILRTESEKIGYPSNFTIYDTQDAKNLIKTILKEQGLDEKVYKPSLVLNRISAAKNNLISPQAYAANTTIQSEDIQSAKPKIGLVYQIYSDRCFKSGAMDFDDLLYKTNVLLRDFPDVLYKYQHRFKYILVDEYQDTNFSQYLIVKKLGAVFQNVCVVGDDAQSIYAFRGANIQNILNFKNDYPEVRTYKLEQNYRSTKNIVNAANSIIENNKEQIKKNVYTDNEVGEKIKVYKAGSDNEEGKSIANLIYDTQLSKQAKNSDFAILYRTNAQSRAMEEALRRKNIPYKIYGGLSFYQRKEIKDLLSYFRMVINPKDEEALKRIINYPARGIGNTTIDKLTITANNSNTDIWNVINNLNQFNTGLNNGAQNKISEFVAMINSFAAQLNSKNAFDLGNEIAATSGLLKDLYSDRTPEGISRYENIQELLNGLKEFTETDNELEEDVTPRGLPEFLQDVALLTTSDNEKDEDRDKVTLMTIHSAKGLEFPYVYIVGLEENLFPSQMSLTSRVDLEEERRLFYVAITRAEKEVVLSFAASRYKWGNLIFCEPSRFIEEIDESHLELMYSNKSQSLQPQKENHHNAFYEKRQTNTNYQKPATTIQQPTFSPPKNLKKVDLNSTAVSQSADSLNLSTGMKVEHEKFGIGEIELIENGKATINFNNSGKKQLLLKFAKLNIINN
- a CDS encoding gliding motility-associated C-terminal domain-containing protein: MKYKLIILNTFFIIFSVGLFAQGGANCSLASASPVNLPFSASNQTTCGNGNVYNSGNSTVCGNGVYLDGEDYLYVFTPNTSGLININITSTSSWVGLFLYQGCPSTGLCVSSSTSSSGNQSLSNISVTAGVTYYIVIDNWSVPTCIASFGINISAPTVAPTPTVQDCLGAIAVCQNVYSEANAYSGTGNIPNEINSGPSCLGSGEKNDVWYTFTTQTAGNVCFTIDPNVNSDDYDWAVYNLTSNSCSDIYNNAALEVSCNYSGTSGNTGPNGNSGSQNEPCIPVQVGQTYVVNVSQFSTSTNGYTIDFGASTASIFDNVPPSLQAISSTIKCGMTSLSFNFSENVSCSGILESDFELNGPGGPYTISSIIGSSCNSGASQDRYFTVSVTPAITDPGTYSFCVANTSSSISDLCGNLALPGCINFDIVYPTAEAGVPDTLTCTNPQVVLNGAGSSSGNYNWGTIGGNVLSGQNTLTPTVNQTGTYIIEVNSNDCISRDTVQIYQDTTLPVVVAGMDTSLTCVNDTIQLSGFVSGNNIVYYWTGASIASGDSTLNPFVVGPGVYTLTAVDTLNNCQLSSSLEVFENRDLPYTYAGPDLSINCNVDTVILNGSSSIAGSEYTYQWTDLSGNVVSDSIYGSTFIPGTFVLTVSNTINSCQSQDTMVVVIDTIPPIANAGADTSLNCATLSTGVPVNGVGSQSGVGISYLWSTSNGNIVIGGTSNYALVNQPGTYTITVTNNNSGCQNSDDVVVVIDTVRPVANAGPDVFINCNNTSANLDGTASSIGGNILYQWSGPFLSSGATTNSAIANGAGTYTLTVTNSSNQCVKTDIVVVTSDLVPPGANAGTNTSFCSNQVLNLNGSSTNGDEYLWTTNDGNILSGSTTLAPIINQGGTYTLTVTDTSNGCQSVSNVMIGEIFVSAIIGANPITGQMPLDVDFINLGVADSSYWNFGNGQTLGDSNNISSSSITYSEQGDYVVTLISFNGQCSDTNRILIEVIGTSMLVVPNVFTPNGDGKNDVFEFMYRNITDFDCVIFNRWGKQVVEITSPDKSWNGKVDGAEASDGTYFYIIKAKGMDDVDYNLKGTVSLIR
- a CDS encoding ketoacyl-ACP synthase III; protein product: MGCEIKAITCKLSTNKVTNEILAGKYDIQPSIIYKKTGILFRYNTTEDVIGSDLACRAAEDLFTTYNLDRNKIGFLLFCTEGLDYIAPMTACLIQDRLGLKNNIGALDLPSGCAGFTNSLGMAKAIIESGQSDNVLLLFGDTPGLVTNPNDFNLRALFSDAGAAVLIEKSNKNQIGNVVYGVDGRGSKHLFIDQSCLRNPINEEWLKTNRDVGGMPRGQMRMNGLEVFSFSIREVPLLVKQILEKNQLEMGDIDLFVFHQASTIILKSIQRKLRISDEKMAYYIEDFGNTVSVSIPLALSEAEKEKRISRGSKVLVAGYGIGFSWSGTVLYY
- a CDS encoding acyl carrier protein, which encodes MIDVNEFTRLLEEEFDDIEIKSLTPKTSYRSIPNFSSMYALIIIAFIDNEFDVLLTGEDLRNAETIEDLYKLVASKKSN
- a CDS encoding ketoacyl-ACP synthase III, which translates into the protein MKTSEYTYISEIERKVFAEGTGILERRVASKQVCTSDMCFSAAKQLFIDTNTTESEIDVLVFVSQSPDYFLPATSIIMQERLGLSKKTIAFDINLGCSGYVYGLAVISNLISLTGFNKGLLLCGDKSTFSPNPRDKSTFPLFGDAATATIISRDLTSKPIFFNLQSDGGGWESIIIRGGGTRLPYSEETSKIKVIENGIERADCNLELNGMEVFNFSLREVKPNILSLLEFAHIEMDCIDYLVMHQANKLMNESVRKKLKFPKEKTPYSIQKFGNTSSASIPLTIVSELKDVLIKNEKRVLLSGFGVGYSWGSVLVDFNNIIISELVEIE
- a CDS encoding SDR family oxidoreductase, which encodes MVTPFHLTDKLILVTGSTSGIGSQVVKSIILMGGRVVVSGRNQGKLDELQAEYGESILQCIKCDLTDEKEIENLAFSIENIDGVVHCAGVVNPYPVKYLSFEKMDETMKLNFYSPVSLIAFLDRKKKLKRNASLVFVSSISAQYPHKGGAAYSSSKAALESFSKVIAMEYSHKGIRSNVVAPAMVKTPLYEKASEDASHESMQAHIDKYPLGIGMPDDVANAVIYLLSDASRWVTGTNIVLDGGCLLGY